The proteins below come from a single Longimicrobium sp. genomic window:
- a CDS encoding biopolymer transporter ExbD, which yields MTSTTRKLIDLGPSTLLPLAFLSVILLVLVMVFTPAHGGPYLPNAATGLPVGANPLTVGIDNHGKFYLRESADWKPVADADLSARVRALVASRPGATRLYVTADRDAPYDRLLVLAEAARGAGVQQLDLATQCPRGKESLLDACYR from the coding sequence ATGACGTCCACGACCAGGAAGCTGATCGATCTCGGGCCTTCCACGCTGTTGCCGCTCGCGTTTCTGAGCGTCATTCTCCTGGTGCTCGTGATGGTCTTTACACCGGCCCACGGCGGCCCGTACCTCCCCAACGCGGCGACGGGGCTCCCGGTCGGCGCGAACCCGCTCACCGTGGGGATCGATAATCACGGCAAGTTCTATCTGCGGGAGAGCGCGGATTGGAAACCCGTGGCCGATGCGGATCTGTCCGCGAGAGTGCGTGCGCTTGTCGCCTCCAGGCCGGGCGCCACGCGGCTGTACGTGACGGCCGATCGTGATGCCCCATACGACCGGCTGCTCGTGCTGGCGGAGGCCGCGCGGGGTGCCGGCGTCCAGCAGCTCGATCTCGCGACCCAATGCCCGCGAGGCAAGGAATCTCTGCTCGACGCCTGTTATCGGTGA